CTGAATCGGCACAGGCTCAGCAGACCAATTTGCAGGCTTTGCGAGATCAGGGCGCCCAGGCACGTGAAAGCCTTGAGTCGCAGAAGAGCTCGTTGACCACGCAATCCGCCCAGCAGGCGGCACAGATCGCCATCCTGCAGTCGCAGATTGACGCACAGAACCAGCAATGGGCCAACAGCCAGCAACCGAGCGCGAGCCAAGGTGTCGGTCAGGCCGGTAACTCGAGCTATATTCCCAGCAATCCAGCTCCGGTCTATAATCCTCCTGCTTCGCCGGTATCCGGCGGCGGCAACCATCCTTCCGGTGACTCCGGCAATGCCTATCCTCCGCGTCAGTGCACCGAGTGGGCCTACCTTCGTCGTCACCAGCTTGGCTTGCCCGTCGGCTCCTACTTCGGCAACGGTGGCCAGTGGGCCAATTCCGCCCGCAGTCTCGGCTATCAGGTCGACAGGACTCCGTCATACGGTGCCATCGTGGTCTTCTATCCGGGCCAGAGTGTTGGCGGCCATTGGATAGCCGATCCTTACTATGGGCATGTGGCCATCGTCGAAGGCGTGTGGGGCAACACCATCGCCATTTCGGAGGGCGGCACCGGTTTTGCGACCTTCCCGGCCAACGAGGTGTTGAATGATGCCTACAATTACGAATACATCCATGGCTGATCTGACGATTTAAGATTCCAAGCCGGTTTAGCGCGGGCGCGCCATTCACAAAAGGATGGCGCGCTTGTGTTATTGTCAGAGAAGTAAATATGGCTCAACGGTCTTGGCTGATTGGTCGGCCCAGAGGCCATGACAGTGCTCGTCAAACAACCTGAATAGATTGATGAGGCGGCATCGTCAATCGGGAATGTCGTCGAAGCAATGATTGTTGATATACGGGGTGCACAATACGAGTAAGGGAAAAGGTTAGTGAATGGCGAAGGAACAGGGTACGAAACTTATCGCGCAGAACCGTAAAGCGCGGCACAACTACACCATCGAGGACCATTATGAGGCGGGGCTGGTGCTCACCGGCACTGAGGTAAAGTCCTTGCGCGAGGGACGCGCCTCGCTGGCCGAATCGTTTGTCTCCATCGACCGCAATGGCGAGATGTGGCTGGAGGGCGCGAATATACCGGAATATCTGAATGGTACTTGGAACAACCACGCGCCCAAGCGTAAGCGCAAACTGCTCCTGCACGCTTCGCAGATCGCCAAGCTCAGCCGCCAGACGGAAGCCAAGGGCTATACAATCGTGCCGCTGAGCCTCTATTTCAAGGACGGCCGCGTGAAAGCCGAAATCGCCTTGGCCCGTGGCAAGAAGGAATACGACAAGCGCCAGTCCTTGCGCGAGGCGGAAGACAAGCGTGAGGCATTGCGTGCGATGCGTTACAAGAACAAGTTGGTGCGCTGAGACACGTCTTATCTTGAATGTCCATTTATTGAGACGGATTTTTTGCATAAATACGCAAGTAAGTATATTATGCATTTATACGAAGAAGGCGGACTGTTCGAATCCGCCCCAGAGAGGATTCAACATGTCGCTGAAAATTACCAAGTCGATTAAGGTCGTTCTAGCCGGTATCTGTGCCACTGCGATGCTGGCCAGCGTGGCCGCTTGCGGCACCACCGACGAAAGCGATCAGAGCGCAACGCCGAAGAGCAGCAACTCCAACACCAGTTCGGTCAAGAAGGACGACAAGATCGCCGCCATGCTGCCGGAGTCCATCAAGAAGGATGGCAAATTCACCATCGGTGTCTCCCCAGATTATGCGCCCGCCGAATTCCTCGACAAGGACGGCAAGACGCCGATCGGTTATGAAATGGACCTGGCCAAGGCCATTTCGGCCATCTTCGGTTTGAAGTTCGAAGCGACCACCGCCGAGTTCGATTCGATTCTGCCTGGCATCGGCTCGAAGTACGACGCCGGCATTTCCGGTTTTACCGTCACTCCGGATCGTAAGGGTGCCGGCGAATTTGTCTCGTTCCTCAACGTAGGCTCCTCCTTCGTTGTTCAGAAGGGCAACCCGAAGAAGCTGACGACCGATAACCTCTGCGGCAGCAGCGTAGCGGTGCTGACCGGTACCGTCCAGGAGACCACGGTCAAGAAGCTCAATGCCCAGTGCACCGCCTCCGGCAAGAAGGCCATCGACGTTCAGTCGATGAAGGACCAGACGATTGTGGCCACCAACGTCGCTACTG
The window above is part of the Bifidobacterium sp. ESL0732 genome. Proteins encoded here:
- the smpB gene encoding SsrA-binding protein SmpB, giving the protein MAKEQGTKLIAQNRKARHNYTIEDHYEAGLVLTGTEVKSLREGRASLAESFVSIDRNGEMWLEGANIPEYLNGTWNNHAPKRKRKLLLHASQIAKLSRQTEAKGYTIVPLSLYFKDGRVKAEIALARGKKEYDKRQSLREAEDKREALRAMRYKNKLVR
- a CDS encoding ABC transporter substrate-binding protein; protein product: MSLKITKSIKVVLAGICATAMLASVAACGTTDESDQSATPKSSNSNTSSVKKDDKIAAMLPESIKKDGKFTIGVSPDYAPAEFLDKDGKTPIGYEMDLAKAISAIFGLKFEATTAEFDSILPGIGSKYDAGISGFTVTPDRKGAGEFVSFLNVGSSFVVQKGNPKKLTTDNLCGSSVAVLTGTVQETTVKKLNAQCTASGKKAIDVQSMKDQTIVATNVATGKADAFCADSPVSGYAVKQNGEKLELMGKTFDTTPEAVVLKAGDTQTAKAVQAAIQKLMDDGTYMKILKSWGNESGAIKESKINDFAA